The following coding sequences lie in one Methanofollis fontis genomic window:
- a CDS encoding aldehyde dehydrogenase family protein, whose amino-acid sequence MTAPRPFLVGGEWRTNDSVLEVTFPHDGTTTARVCRAAADDCEDAVRAAVRGFALSRRLPLHERISVLRRLAALIEARKDEIAEVITMEAGKTATLAAIEVERARDTILLSAEEAGRVYGEILPLDLTPAAAGRTAYLRRVPLGIVLAITPFNFPFNLACHKVGPAVAAGNAVILRPSSQTPVSGLILGELLLEAGYPPEAVSVLPCSTDLAEWMVRDGRIACLSFTGSPAVGWSLREIAGRKRVGLELGGNAAVIVHRDADLPYAAERIVQGGFSNAGQVCISVQRVFIHRDVYRSCVEMILEASGSLRTGDPRDPATDVGPMISEGAAAAAMEKVDEAVQEGASVLCGGTRSGTLFAPTVLADTTAGMRVNATEIFAPVITVTPYSRFSEALAAANDSVFGLQTGIFTDSLERTFASFDEVEAGTLIVNDIPTFRADAQPYGGVKASGIGREGPRYAIEEMTGMRVMVLNRR is encoded by the coding sequence ATGACAGCACCACGCCCCTTCCTCGTCGGCGGGGAATGGCGAACGAACGATTCGGTCCTGGAGGTGACATTCCCCCATGACGGAACGACGACGGCGCGTGTCTGCCGCGCCGCCGCGGACGACTGCGAGGATGCCGTCCGGGCGGCCGTACGGGGCTTCGCCCTGAGCCGGAGGCTCCCGCTTCATGAACGTATTTCCGTTCTCCGGCGGCTTGCCGCCCTCATCGAGGCGCGAAAAGATGAGATCGCAGAGGTGATCACCATGGAGGCCGGAAAAACCGCCACTCTTGCCGCCATCGAGGTGGAGCGGGCGCGGGATACGATCCTCCTCTCGGCCGAGGAGGCGGGACGGGTCTATGGGGAGATCCTGCCCCTCGACCTGACACCCGCCGCCGCCGGGCGGACCGCCTATCTCCGCCGGGTGCCGCTCGGCATCGTGCTGGCGATCACACCCTTCAACTTTCCCTTCAATCTCGCCTGCCATAAGGTGGGGCCGGCAGTGGCGGCTGGAAACGCCGTCATCCTCCGCCCCTCCTCACAGACTCCGGTCTCCGGACTGATCCTGGGTGAACTCCTGCTCGAGGCGGGCTACCCGCCGGAGGCGGTCTCGGTCCTCCCCTGCAGCACCGACCTGGCTGAATGGATGGTGAGGGATGGACGGATCGCCTGTCTCTCCTTTACCGGCAGTCCGGCGGTGGGGTGGAGTCTGCGGGAGATCGCCGGCAGAAAACGGGTCGGTCTGGAACTCGGCGGCAATGCCGCGGTGATCGTCCACCGCGATGCCGATCTCCCGTATGCCGCTGAACGTATCGTGCAGGGTGGGTTCTCCAATGCCGGGCAGGTCTGCATCTCGGTCCAGCGGGTGTTCATCCATCGCGACGTCTACCGGAGCTGTGTCGAGATGATCCTGGAGGCGTCCGGGAGCCTTCGTACCGGCGACCCCCGCGATCCCGCAACCGACGTCGGACCGATGATCTCCGAGGGTGCGGCCGCTGCTGCCATGGAAAAGGTGGACGAGGCGGTGCAGGAGGGCGCCAGCGTCCTCTGCGGCGGGACACGCTCCGGCACCCTCTTTGCCCCCACCGTGCTCGCCGACACCACGGCCGGCATGCGGGTGAACGCCACCGAGATCTTTGCCCCGGTCATCACCGTGACGCCCTACAGCCGTTTTTCTGAGGCACTGGCGGCGGCGAACGATTCGGTCTTCGGCCTCCAGACCGGGATCTTCACCGATTCACTGGAACGGACCTTTGCCTCGTTCGATGAGGTCGAGGCCGGCACCCTCATTGTCAACGATATCCCGACCTTCCGGGCCGATGCCCAGCCCTATGGTGGTGTGAAGGCCTCGGGAATCGGGCGTGAGGGGCCCAGGTATGCGATCGAGGAGATGACCGGGATGCGGGTGATGGTGCTGAACCGCCGGTAA